A DNA window from Vigna angularis cultivar LongXiaoDou No.4 chromosome 1, ASM1680809v1, whole genome shotgun sequence contains the following coding sequences:
- the LOC108324359 gene encoding uncharacterized protein LOC108324359, with the protein MAATSIPIRVAGIQACATSGHRRKDADRRRNSSANWWTPIFGWSSEPDYIESSSKESNTQPAELEAVPAATDSKRPKPRFAGGFTEEKAKQLRMKTTKSFHDTMYHSAIASRLASDFKARTDL; encoded by the coding sequence ATGGCCGCCACTTCGATCCCCATCCGAGTCGCCGGAATCCAAGCCTGCGCTACCTCCGGCCACCGCAGGAAGGATGCAGATCGCCGTAGAAACTCCTCCGCAAACTGGTGGACCCCGATATTCGGCTGGTCCTCCGAACCGGACTACATTGAGTCCAGCAGTAAAGAATCGAATACGCAGCCAGCCGAGCTAGAAGCTGTTCCGGCGGCGACGGATTCGAAACGGCCTAAACCGCGATTCGCCGGTGGCTTCACGGAGGAGAAGGCGAAGCAGCTCCGGATGAAGACCACGAAGTCCTTTCACGATACCATGTATCACTCTGCAATCGCTTCTCGACTAGCCTCAGACTTCAAAGCCCGCACCGATCTTTAG